In Mangifera indica cultivar Alphonso chromosome 1, CATAS_Mindica_2.1, whole genome shotgun sequence, a single genomic region encodes these proteins:
- the LOC123209014 gene encoding ABC transporter C family member 3-like — MKLFHSTSHEMLTFFTLSSSLMDAGTGFLLKPMFLHGFSASLHLVLLLGLIVCWVRKKLKVSVAHESTEDSKERWKSRSVLWYKKTLVCCLSVSVFNLVLCLLSYFYWYRNDWSDDNLVTLSDLVLRTLGWGAISVYLRTQFFNSGKKKFPFLLRTWWGFYMSISCYCLVIHIVLYNKKVSVPIQYVVSDVFSVITGLFFCYLGFLRKHEGEDTILLQEPLLDGNSASDDAVSSIKTKGADKVTPYSNASLISSLTFSWISSLIADGNKKTLDLDDVPQLDSRDSVLGAFPIFRNKLQAECGTGSKVTTLALVKALFFYSWKDILVTAFLALLYTSATYVGPFLIDTFVQYLNGKQNFEHEGYVLVSTFFVAKLVECLSRRRWIFRLQQVGVRVRAVIIAMVYNKGLTLSCQAMQGHTSGEIINFMTVDAERLGDFMWYIHDPWLVIVQVGLAFLILYKNLGLASVATVFGTIIVMLANFPFWRMQEKFQDKLMESKDKRMKATSEILRNMRILKLQGWEMKFLSKIIELRKTEAGWLKKQLFCVAMANFIFWNASSFLSVVTFGACMILGIPLSSGKILSAIATFRILQVPMYALPDTISMIIQTKVSLDRIAAFLCLDDLQSDVVERLPRGSSDTALEIIDGNFSWDLTSPNKTLKDINLKVLHGMKVAVCGIVGSGKSSLLSCILGEIPKSSGILKLCGTKAYVAQSPWIQSGTIQENILFGKEMDRVRYDVVLEACSLKKDLEIFAFGDQTVIGERGINLSGGQKQRIQIARAIYQDADVYMFDDPFSAVDAHTGSHLFKEVLLGLLRSKTVIYVTHQVEFLPTADLILVMKDGKISQAGKYGDILNSGTDFMELVGAHKQALSAIDAMEGELVSKKNSESVDQSSSTSRVGNEEENKNDQNDKSDEVIESRGQLVQEEEREKGKVGFSVYWKYITIVYGGALVPFVLLAQVLFQTFQLGSNYWIAWATPVSEEMKPPVGSSKLIIVYAILAIGSSFCLLARNTLVVTNGYIAARWLFSKMHMCIFRAPMSFFDATPSGRILNRASTDQSAVDLNVPMQIGGFAFGIIQLLAIIIVMSQVAWQAFIVFIPVISTCIWYQQYYISSARELSRLVGVCKAPVIQHFAETISGTTTIRSFDQESRFQNTNMKLMDGYSRPKFHVAGAMEWLSFRLDVLSSVAFALSLVLLISVPDGVLNAAIAGLAVTYGLNLNTLQASVIWNLCQLENKIISVERMLQYTRIPSEPPLVIEESRPDPSWPSYGEVSMHYLQVRYAPHLPLVLRGLTCTFLGGMKTGIVGRTGSGKSTLIQTLFRIVEPAAGQIMIDAINISSIGLHDLRSRLSIIPQEPTMFEGTVRSNLDPLEEYTDEEIWEALEKCQLAEEVRKKETKLDSKVIENGENWSMGQRQLVCLGRVLLKKSKVLVLDEATASVDTATDNLIQQTLRQHFSDCTVITIAHRITSVLDSDMVLLLSQGLIEEYDSPAKLLENKSSSFAQLVAEYSLRSNSSSYEKLAGN; from the exons ATGAAGCTTTTTCATTCAACAAGCCATGAGATGTTAACTTTCTTCACCCTCTCATCTTCTCTAATGGATGCAGGTACTGGTTTTCTTCTTAAACCCATGTTCTTGCATGGGTTCTCTGCTTCATTGCATTTAGTTTTATTACTTGGGTTAATTGTTTGTTGGGTCCGCAAGAAACTGAAAGTGAGCGTTGCTCATGAGAGTACTGAAGATTCAAAGGAGAGGTGGAAGAGCAGAAGTGTTTTGTGGTATAAGAAGACTTTGGTTTGTTGTTTAAGTGTTTCAGTGTTTAATCTTGTGTTGTGTTTGTTGAGTTACTTCTACTGGTATAGAAATGATTGGTCTGATGATAATCTGGTGACCCTTTCTGATTTGGTACTTAGAACGCTTGGTTGGGGTGCAATTTCTGTATATTTGCGTACACAGTTCTTCAATTCAGGGAAAAAAAAGTTCCCTTTCCTATTGAGGACCTGGTGGGGTTTTTACATGTCTATTTCTTGTTATTGCCTTGTCATTCACATTGTTCTTTACAACAAAAAAGTTTCTGTGCCAATTCAATATGTAGTGTCTGATGTTTTCTCTGTTATCACTGGACTGTTTTTCTGCTATCTGGGGTTTTTGAGGAAGCATGAGGGTGAAGATACCATTCTCCTTCAAGAACCCCTTTTGGATGGTAATAGTGCCAGTGATGATGCTGTATCATCAATTAAGACCAAAGGTGCTGATAAAGTGACCCCTTACTCAAATGCTAGTCTAATTAGTAGTCTTACTTTCTCTTGGATAAGTTCTCTAATTGCTGATGGCAATAAGAAAACTTTAGACCTTGATGATGTCCCTCAATTAGATAGTAGAGATAGTGTACTTGGGGCCTTTCCGATTTTCAGAAATAAGCTTCAGGCAGAGTGTGGTACGGGAAGTAAAGTGACCACTCTAGCGCTTGTGAAGGCACTGTTCTTCTATTCTTGGAAGGACATCCTTGTCACCGCATTTTTAGCGCTTCTATACACTTCAGCCACTTATGTTGGTCCGTTCCTTATTGATACTTTTGTTCAATACCTCAATGGGAAGCAGAATTTTGAGCATGAGGGGTATGTTTTGGTTTCTACTTTCTTCGTTGCAAAGCTTGTGGAGTGCCTCTCTCGGAGGCGCTGGATCTTTCGGTTGCAGCAGGTTGGAGTTAGGGTCCGAGCAGTAATTATTGCAATGGTATACAATAAGGGTTTGACACTTTCCTGTCAAGCGATGCAGGGACACACCAGTGGGGAAATCATTAATTTCATGACTGTTGATGCTGAGAGACTTGGTGACTTCATGTGGTACATACATGATCCTTGGCTGGTCATCGTCCAAGTTGGTTTGGCCTTTCTGATCTTGTATAAAAACCTTGGGCTAGCATCGGTTGCTACAGTCTTTGGAACCATAATTGTTATGCTGGCAAATTTTCCGTTTTGGAGAATGCAAGAGAAGTTTCAAGACAAGCTGATGGAatcaaaagataaaagaatgaAAGCAACTTCTGAAATTTTGAGGAACATGAGAATTCTCAAGCTTCAGGGATGGGAAATGAAATTTTTGTCTAAGATTATAGAGCTCAGGAAGACTGAGGCTGGATGGTTAAAGAAACAGCTTTTCTGTGTGGCAATGGCCAATTTCATCTTCTGGAATGCGTCCAGTTTTCTGTCTGTAGTAACCTTCGGTGCTTGTATGATATTAGGCATCCCACTTTCATCAGGGAAGATTTTATCTGCAATTGCAACTTTCAGGATTCTTCAAGTGCCAATGTATGCTCTACCTGACACAATTTCAATGATAATTCAGACTAAAGTTTCCCTTGATAGAATTGCAGCATTCCTTTGTCTGGATGACTTGCAGTCTGATGTTGTTGAGAGGCTGCCAAGAGGTAGTTCTGACACAGCATTGGAGATCATTGATGGGAACTTTTCTTGGGATCTTACGTCTCCTAATAAAACACTGAAAGATATAAACTTGAAGGTGCTCCATGGCATGAAGGTAGCAGTTTGTGGGATAGTTGGATCAGGCAAATCAAGCTTACTTTCTTGTATTTTAGGAGAAATACCGAAAAGTTCCGGCATCCTGAAACTGTGTGGTACAAAGGCCTATGTTGCTCAATCACCTTGGATACAAAGTGGCACGATTCAAGAAAACATTTTGTTTGGCAAGGAGATGGACAGAGTAAGGTATGATGTTGTTCTTGAGGCCTGTTCATTGAAAAAGGACCTGGAAATCTTCGCTTTTGGTGATCAGACGGTTATTGGAGAGAGGGGGATCAATTTGAGTGGAGGACAGAAGCAAAGAATACAAATTGCTCGTGCCATCTACCAAGATGCTGATGTCTATATGTTTGATGATCCTTTCAGTGCTGTGGATGCTCATACAGGATCTCACCTCTTTAAG GAAGTTTTGCTGGGACTTCTGCGTTCAAAAACAGTGATATATGTAACTCATCAAGTGGAGTTCTTACCAACAGCTGATCTCATCCTG GTCATGAAAGATGGAAAGATTTCACAGGCTGGAAAATATGGGGACATTCTAAATTCAGGAACTGACTTTATGGAGCTTGTGGGTGCTCATAAGCAAGCTTTATCAGCAATAGATGCAATGGAGGGAGAACTAGTTTccaaaaaaaattctgaaagtGTTGATCAGAGTAGCAGCACTAGCAGGGTTGGcaatgaagaagaaaacaaaaatgaccAGAATGATAAATCAGATGAAGTTATTGAGTCTAGAGGGCAGCTTGTtcaggaagaagaaagagagaaaggaaaagttGGATTTTCAGTTTACTGGAAATATATCACAATTGTATATGGAGGAGCTCTTGTGCCCTTTGTATTGCTTGCACAGGTTCTCTTTCAGACCTTTCAACTTGGCAGCAATTATTGGATTGCCTGGGCAACTCCAGTGTCAGAGGAAATGAAACCTCCTGTTGGGAGTTCTAAGCTAATAATTGTGTATGCAATTTTGGCCATTGGAAGTTCCTTTTGCTTGCTTGCTAGAAACACACTTGTTGTAACCAATGGATACATAGCAGCGCGTTGGCTGTTTAGCAAAATGCATATGTGCATTTTCCGTGCCCCCATGTCCTTCTTCGATGCAACGCCAAGTGGACGAATTCTAAACAGA GCTTCTACTGACCAAAGTGCTGTGGATTTGAATGTTCCTATGCAAATTGGGGGTTTTGCCTTCGGTATTATCCAACTTCTAGCAATCATTATTGTGATGTCTCAGGTGGCTTGGCAGgcttttatagtttttatacCAGTGATTTCTACCTGCATATGGTATCAG CAATATTACATTTCCTCAGCCAGAGAACTTTCACGGTTGGTTGGAGTATGCAAAGCTCCAGTGATACAACATTTTGCAGAAACAATTTCAGGGACAACAACTATCAGGAGCTTTGATCAAGAATCAAGGTTTCAAAACACAAATATGAAACTGATGGATGGATATTCTCGACCCAAATTTCATGTCGCTGGAGCAATGGAATGGCTATCTTTCCGCCTTGATGTGCTGTCTTCTGTAGCATTTGCCTTATCTTTGGTCCTCCTTATTTCTGTTCCAGATGGTGTTCTTAATGCAG CAATTGCTGGCCTAGCTGTGACATATGGACTCAATCTTAACACTTTACAAGCTTCTGTAATATGGAATCTTTGCCAACTGGAGAACAAGATTATATCAGTTGAAAGAATGCTTCAGTACACTCGTATTCCTAGTGAGCCACCTCTCGTTATAGAAGAAAGTCGACCTGACCCTTCTTGGCCATCCTATGGAGAAGTTAGCATGCATTATCTACAG GTTCGCTATGCTCCACACTTGCCCCTTGTATTGCGAGGTTTAACATGCACATTTTTGGGAGGGATGAAAACTGGCATAGTAGGGAGAACAGGCAGTGGTAAATCAACTCTCATTCAAACATTGTTTCGGATTGTTGAGCCTGCAGCTGGTCAGATTATGATAGATGCCATCAATATCTCATCCATTGGACTGCATGATTTGCGGTCAAGACTAAGTATTATTCCTCAGGAGCCAACCATGTTCGAGGGGACTGTTCGAAGCAATTTGGACCCTCTTGAAGAATACACAGATGAGGAAATTTGGGAG GCGCTGGAAAAGTGCCAGCTTGCAGAAGAagttagaaagaaagaaacgaAACTAGATTCCAAAG TTATTGAGAACGGAGAGAATTGGAGTATGGGTCAGAGGCAGTTGGTGTGTCTCGGGCGTGTGCTACTCAAGAAAAGCAAGGTCTTGGTGCTGGATGAAGCTACTGCGTCTGTTGACACCGCTACTGATAATCTGATTCAGCAAACTCTCCGGCAGCACTTTTCAGACTGCACAGTCATAACAATCGCACATCGCATAACTTCTGTTCTTGACAGTGATATGGTTCTGCTTCTAAGTCAAG GACTCATTGAGGAATATGATTCTCCTGCAAAGTTGCTGGAGAACAAGTCGTCGTCATTTGCACAACTTGTTGCAGAGTACAGTCTGAGGTCAAATTCCAGCTCTTACGAAAAGTTGGCTGGAAACTGA
- the LOC123209022 gene encoding ABC transporter C family member 3-like, with protein sequence MDAGTSFLLRPIFLHGFSASLHLVLLLSLIISWVCKKLKASVGQSTEGSKERFNKSKRVLWYKQTLFCCLGVSVFNLVLSLLSYFYWNRNGWSDDELVTLLDLVLRTLGWGAISVYLHTQFFNSGEPKFPFLLRVWWGFYLSTSCYCLVIDIVLYYKQFTVPIQYVVSDVFSVITALFFCYVGFLRKHVGEDTVLLQEPLLDGNNVSDDVVSPIKTKGSDNVTPFSKAGFISILTFSWMGSLIADGNKKTLELEDVPQLDSGDSVVGALPIFRNKLNAECGMGSGVTTLKLVKALFFLGWKDILLTAFFALVTSSASFVGPSLIDTFVQYLNGKQKFKHEGYVLVSAFFVAKLVECLSQRQWIFRLQQVGVRVRAVIIAVVYNKSLTLSCQAMQGHTSGEIINLMTVDAERLGDFTWYIHDPWLVIVQVGLAFLILYKNLGLSSVATIFATVVVMLVNFPFWRMQEKFQDKLMESKDKRMKTTSEILRSMRILKLQGWEMKFLSKIIELRKCEAGWLKRHLYCTAMASFIFWSAPSFLSVVTFGACMILGIPLSSGKILSAIATFRILQVPIYALPDTISMIIQTKVSLDRIASFIRLDDLQPDVVERLPRGSSDTTLEIIDGNFSWDLTSPNKTLKDINLKVLHGMKVAVCGTVGSGKSSLLSCILGEIPKSSGILKLCGTKAYVAQSPWIQSGTIQENILFGKEMDRVRYDVVLEACSLKKDLEIFAFGDQTVIGERGINLSGGQKQRIQIARAIYQDADVYMFDDPFSAVDAHTGSHLFKEVLLGLLSSKTVIYVTHQVEFLPAADQILVMKDGKITQVGKYSDILNSGTDFMELVGAHKQALSAIGSMEEGLVSEKIMEDRCGPTRSSNVVQKEENKNVQNDESDEIAELKGQLVQEEEREKGKVGFSLYWKYITAVYAGALVPFILLAQVLFQTLQIGSNYWIAWATPVSEDIKPPVESSTLIFVFVILAIGGSFCLLARNILVVTTGYKTATLLFNKMHMCIFRAPMSFFDATPSGRILNRASTDQSAVDLNIPMQIGGFAFNIIQLLAIITVMSQVAWQVFLVFIPVISTCIWYQQYYISSARELSRLVGVCKAPVIQHFAETISGSTTIRSFDQESRFQNTNMKLMDGYSRPNFHVAGAMEWLCFRLDMLSSITFAFSLVLLISVPNGILNPAIAGLAVTYGLNLNMLQASAIWNLCRLENKIISVERMLQYSSIPSEPPLVIEESRPDPSWPSHGEVSIHDLQVRYAPHLPLVLRGLTCTFLGGMKTGIVGRTGSGKSTLIQTLFRIVEPAAGQIMIDAINISSIGLHDLRSRLSIIPQDPTMFEGTVRSNLDPLEEYTDEQIWEALYKCQLAEEVRNKEGKLDSKVTENGENWSMGQRQLVCLGRVLLKKSKVLVLDEATASVDTATDNLIQQTLRQHFSDCTVITIAHRITSVLDSDMVLLLNQGLIEEYDSPMKLLENKSSSFAQLVAEYSLRSNSSSDVQ encoded by the exons ATGGATGCAGGTACCAGTTTTCTTCTCAGACCCATTTTCTTACATGGGTTTTCGGCTTCATTACACTTAGTTTTGTTACTTTCGTTAATTATCTCTTGGGTTTGCAAGAAACTGAAAGCTAGTGTTGGCCAAAGTACTGAAGGGTCAAAAGAGAGGTTTAACAAAAGTAAGAGAGTTTTGTGGTATAAGCAgactttgttttgttgtttagGTGTTTCAGTGTTTAATCTTGTGTTGTCTTTGTTGAGTTACTTCTATTGGAACAGAAATGGTTGGTCTGATGATGAACTGGTGACCCTTCTGGATTTAGTGCTTAGAACACTTGGTTGGGGTGCAATTTCTGTATACTTGCATACCCAGTTCTTCAATTCTGGTGAACCAAAGTTCCCTTTTCTATTGAGGGTCTGGTGGGGTTTTTACTTGTCTACTTCTTGTTATTGTCTTGTTATTGACATTGTTCTTTACTACAAACAATTTACTGTACCAATTCAATATGTAGTGTCTGATGTTTTCTCTGTTATCACTGCACTGTTTTTCTGCTATGTGGGGTTTTTGAGGAAACATGTGGGTGAAGATACTGTCCTTCTTCAAGAGCCCCTTTTGGATGGAAACAATGTAAGTGATGATGTAGTGTCACCAATTAAGACCAAGGGGTCTGATAATGTGACTCCTTTTTCAAAAGCTGGTTTTATTAGTATCCTTACTTTCTCTTGGATGGGCTCTCTAATTGCTGATGGTAATAAGAAAACTTTAGAACTTGAGGATGTCCCTCAACTAGATAGTGGTGATAGTGTAGTGGGGGCCCTTCCAATTTTCAGAAATAAGCTCAATGCAGAGTGTGGTATGGGAAGTGGAGTGACCACACTAAAACTAGTGAAGGCATTGTTCTTCTTAGGGTGGAAGGACATTCTTTTGACAGCTTTCTTTGCTCTTGTAACCTCATCGGCCTCATTTGTTGGCCCATCCCTAATTGACACTTTCGTCCAATACCTCAATGGCAAGCAGAAATTCAAACATGAGGGATATGTTTTGGTTTCTGCTTTCTTTGTTGCAAAGCTTGTGGAGTGCCTCTCACAGAGGCAATGGATCTTTCGGTTGCAGCAAGTTGGAGTTAGGGTCCGAGCAGTCATTATTGCAGTGGTCTACAATAAGAGTTTGACACTTTCATGTCAAGCGATGCAGGGCCACACCAGTGGagaaatcattaatttaatgaCTGTTGATGCTGAGAGACTTGGTGACTTCACCTGGTACATACACGATCCATGGCTGGTAATCGTGCAAGTTGGTTTGGCCTTTTTGATCTTGTATAAAAATCTTGGGCTATCATCAGTTGCTACAATCTTTGCAACAGTAGTTGTTATGTTGGTAAATTTTCCATTTTGGAGAATGCAAGAGAAGTTTCAAGACAAGTTGATGGAATCTAAGGATAAAAGAATGAAAACAACTTCTGAAATTTTGAGGAGCATGAGAATTCTCAAGCTTCAGGGATGGGAAATGAAATTTTTGTCGAAGATTATTGAGCTCAGGAAGTGTGAGGCTGGATGGTTGAAAAGACATCTTTATTGTACGGCTATGGCCAGTTTTATCTTCTGGTCTGCCCCCAGTTTTCTGTCAGTAGTCACTTTTGGTGCTTGTATGATTTTAGGAATCCCACTTTCATCTGGGAAGATTTTATCTGCTATCGCAACTTTCAGGATTCTTCAAGTACCAATTTATGCTCTACCTGACACAATTTCGATGATAATTCAGACTAAAGTTTCCCTAGATAGAATTGCATCTTTCATCCGTCTGGATGACTTGCAGCCTGATGTTGTTGAGAGGCTGCCAAGAGGTAGTTCTGACACAACATTGGAGATCATTGATGGGAACTTTTCTTGGGATCTTACGTCTCCTAATAAAACACTGAAAGATATAAACTTGAAGGTGCTCCATGGCATGAAGGTAGCAGTTTGTGGAACAGTTGGATCAGGCAAATCAAGCTTACTTTCTTGTATTTTAGGAGAAATACCGAAGAGTTCCGGCATCCTGAAACTGTGTGGTACAAAGGCCTATGTTGCTCAATCACCTTGGATACAAAGTGGTACGATTCAAGAAAACATTTTGTTTGGCAAGGAGATGGACAGAGTAAGGTATGATGTTGTTCTTGAGGCCTGTTCATTGAAAAAGGACCTGGAAATCTTCGCTTTTGGTGATCAGACAGTTATTGGAGAGAGGGGGATCAATTTGAGTGGAGGACAGAAGCAAAGAATACAAATTGCTCGTGCCATCTACCAAGATGCTGATGTCTATATGTTTGATGATCCTTTCAGTGCTGTGGATGCTCATACAGGATCTCACCTCTTTAAG GAAGTTTTACTGGGCCTTCTGTCTTCCAAAACGGTGATATATGTTACTCATCAAGTGGAGTTCTTACCTGCAGCTGATCAGATCTTG GTAATGAAAGATGGAAAAATTACTCAAGTGGGAAAATACAGTGACATTCTAAATTCAGGAACTGACTTTATGGAGCTCGTAGGTGCACATAAGCAAGCTTTATCAGCAATTGGTTCAATGGAGGAAGGACTAGTTTCTGAAAAAATTATGGAAGACAGATGTGGCCCAACTAGAAGTAGCAATGTTGTCCAGAAAGAAGAGAACAAAAATGTTCAGAATGATGAATCAGATGAAATTGCAGAGTTGAAAGGACAGCTTGTtcaggaagaagagagagagaagggtAAAGTTGGGTTTTCACTATACTGGAAATATATCACAGCTGTATATGCAGGAGCTCTTGTGCCCTTTATATTGCTTGCGCAGGTTCTCTTTCAGACCCTTCAAATTGGCAGCAATTATTGGATAGCTTGGGCAACTCCAGTGTCAGAAGATATAAAACCTCCAGTTGAGAGCTCTACTCTAATATTTGTGTTTGTAATTTTGGCTATTGGAGGTTCTTTTTGCTTGCTTGCCAGAAACATACTTGTTGTAACGACTGGGTACAAAACAGCTACACTGCTCTTCAATAAAATGCATATGTGCATTTTCAGAGCCCCCATGTCCTTTTTTGATGCAACCCCTAGTGGAAGAATTCTGAACAGG GCTTCTACAGACCAAAGTGCTGTAGATTTGAACATTCCCATGCAAATTGGGGGTTTTGCTTTCAATATTATCCAGCTTCTAGCAATCATTACTGTGATGTCTCAGGTTGCTTGGCAGGTTTTCCTAGTTTTTATCCCAGTAATATCTACCTGCATATGGTATCAG CAATATTATATTTCCTCAGCTAGAGAACTTTCACGGTTGGTTGGAGTATGCAAAGCTCCAGTGATACAACATTTCGCAGAAACAATCTCAGGGTCAACAACTATCAGGAGCTTTGATCAAGAATCAAGGTTTCAAAACACAAATATGAAATTGATGGATGGATATTCTCGACCTAATTTTCATGTTGCTGGTGCAATGGAATGGCTGTGCTTCCGCCTGGATATGCTGTCTTCGATAACATTTGCCTTCTCTTTGGTTCTCCTAATTTCTGTTCCGAACGGCATCCTTAATCCAG CAATTGCGGGCCTAGCTGTGACATATGGACTCAATCTTAATATGTTACAAGCTTCTGCAATATGGAATCTTTGCCGTCTGGAGAACAAGATTATTTCAGTTGAAAGAATGCTTCAATACTCTAGTATTCCTAGTGAGCCACCTCTTGTAATAGAAGAAAGTCGGCCTGACCCTTCTTGGCCATCCCATGGAGAAGTTAGCATACATGATCTGCAG GTTCGCTATGCTCCACACTTGCCACTTGTGTTGCGAGGTTTAACATGCACTTTTTTGGGAGGGATGAAAACCGGCATAGTAGGTAGAACAGGAAGTGGTAAGTCAACTCTCATTCAGACATTGTTTCGGATTGTTGAACCTGCAGCTGGTCAGATTATGATAGATGCCATCAATATCTCATCTATTGGACTGCATGATTTGCGGTCAAGACTAAGCATCATTCCTCAGGATCCAACCATGTTTGAAGGCACCGTACGAAGCAATTTGGACCCTCTTGAAGAATACACAGATGAACAAATTTGGGAG GCTTTGTATAAGTGCCAGCTTGCAGAAGAAGTTAGAAATAAAGAAGGAAAACTAGATTCCAAAG TTACTGAGAATGGAGAGAATTGGAGTATGGGTCAGAGGCAGTTGGTCTGTCTTGGGCGTGTGCTACTCAAGAAAAGTAAGGTCTTGGTGCTTGACGAAGCTACTGCGTCTGTTGACACTGCTACTGATAATCTGATTCAGCAAACTCTCCGGCAGCACTTTTCAGACTGCACAGTCATAACAATCGCTCATCGTATAACTTCTGTTCTTGATAGTGATATGGTTCTTCTTCTAAATCAAG GGCTCATTGAGGAATATGATTCCCCTATGAAGTTGCTGGAGAACAAGTCGTCGTCATTTGCACAACTTGTCGCAGAGTACAGTCTCAGGTCAAATTCCAGTTCTGATGTGCAATAA